From Helicobacter macacae MIT 99-5501, a single genomic window includes:
- a CDS encoding outer membrane beta-barrel protein, which yields MGGGEEKSSYYKCQATGIDVEYPVCSDARQGSEGLSSDGGVDYGFVAGYKLFVTHYFGLRAYANINVAHLAFEAKGAQSSLSKKVNATMLNYGANVDLLGNFVVVRDSSFGGFVGLGIGANTWLGKDLDKLRDFYETNLANDISLLGLKRNITSFDMALNVGLRGTLQKAHGVEIAFRVSFLGSRAFYEYYDEYQKKQNNAGKEIAYLNKQIEANTTIYNPYSILLRYTYSF from the coding sequence GTGGGGGGGGGGGAGGAAAAATCTAGCTACTACAAATGCCAAGCCACAGGCATAGATGTGGAATACCCTGTATGCAGTGATGCTAGGCAGGGAAGCGAGGGCTTAAGCAGTGATGGCGGCGTGGATTATGGTTTTGTCGCGGGGTATAAGCTATTTGTAACGCACTATTTTGGGCTAAGGGCTTATGCAAATATCAATGTCGCGCACTTGGCGTTTGAAGCAAAGGGCGCGCAAAGCTCGCTAAGCAAAAAAGTAAATGCCACAATGCTAAACTACGGCGCAAATGTGGATTTGCTAGGGAATTTTGTCGTGGTGAGGGATTCTAGCTTTGGTGGGTTTGTAGGGCTTGGCATCGGGGCTAATACTTGGCTTGGCAAAGATTTGGATAAGCTAAGGGATTTCTATGAAACAAACCTTGCCAATGACATATCACTACTAGGGCTAAAGCGCAATATAACAAGCTTTGATATGGCACTAAATGTGGGGTTGAGAGGGACTTTGCAAAAAGCACACGGAGTGGAGATTGCCTTTAGGGTGTCTTTTTTGGGAAGTAGGGCGTTTTATGAATACTACGATGAGTATCAAAAAAAGCAAAATAATGCGGGCAAGGAAATAGCTTATCTAAACAAGCAGATAGAAGCCAATACAACCATATATAATCCTTATAGCATACTTCTGCGCTATACTTATAGCTTCTAG
- a CDS encoding outer membrane beta-barrel protein has product MKLVQKMVIIISLTLAQNVLAEESSVFGGIEVGVSVAGAKGEYVGDMWGILVGYKQFFSERVGLRYYLDVSNVDLYYVKAPKVEAPRVVHYGANMDFLGNFISNENIDFGAFVGVGAGVDMWNGGGFWYRKHNIVNVALNIGLRVNIAKHHGIEIVQRVQYNPIVEQGVSSYYPSVTSLRYTFSFGRR; this is encoded by the coding sequence ATGAAACTAGTCCAAAAAATGGTCATAATAATAAGCCTAACCCTAGCCCAAAATGTGCTAGCAGAAGAAAGCTCGGTATTTGGAGGAATAGAAGTCGGTGTATCTGTCGCTGGTGCGAAGGGTGAGTATGTTGGAGATATGTGGGGAATTTTGGTTGGTTATAAGCAGTTTTTTAGCGAGCGCGTTGGTTTGCGATATTATCTAGATGTAAGCAATGTAGATCTTTATTATGTAAAAGCACCCAAAGTAGAAGCACCCAGAGTGGTTCATTATGGTGCAAATATGGATTTTCTAGGGAATTTTATCTCTAATGAAAATATTGATTTTGGTGCATTTGTCGGTGTGGGAGCTGGGGTAGATATGTGGAACGGTGGGGGATTTTGGTATAGGAAACACAACATCGTCAATGTGGCTCTAAATATAGGCTTGCGCGTAAATATCGCCAAACATCACGGGATAGAGATAGTCCAAAGAGTGCAATATAACCCTATTGTAGAACAAGGCGTCTCCTCATACTACCCATCTGTTACGAGTCTTCGCTACACATTTAGCTTTGGTAGACGATGA
- the thiC gene encoding phosphomethylpyrimidine synthase ThiC yields the protein MRTQWIQKRTNDKIKTQLYYAKQGIITEEMRYIANIEHIPAEVVRKEVQKGRLIIPANINHTNLNPMGIGVALRTKINSNIGSSQIINSIDEEVQKLKVSIQYGADTVMDLSTGGDLDLIRCAIIEASSVPIGTVPMYQILHDVKNDVLKLNIDSMLATLEKQAKQGVSYFTIHCGFLLRHLPFVAKRKMGIVSRGGSLMASYMMHYHRENPFYEAFDEILDICQRYDVSLSLGDSLRPGCLADASDEAQFAELEVLGELAKRANAKDVQVMIEGPGHIPLNQIERNVKIQKQLCNEAPFYVLGPLVTDIAAGYDHIASAIGACVAAWKGVAMLCYVTPKEHLGLPNANDVREGILAYKIAAHAADIARGRIASRVRDDAMSDARYGFDWERQFELALDPQRAREYHDEALPQEVFKKAEFCSMCGPKFCSYKITQDIFKKYGDKDTHKEDKSSRKMA from the coding sequence ATGCGAACACAGTGGATACAAAAACGCACAAATGATAAAATCAAAACACAGCTATATTATGCCAAGCAAGGAATCATCACAGAGGAAATGCGCTATATCGCAAATATCGAGCATATACCTGCAGAAGTGGTGCGCAAAGAAGTGCAAAAAGGACGGCTAATAATCCCCGCAAACATAAACCACACAAACCTAAACCCTATGGGCATAGGTGTAGCCCTACGCACCAAAATCAACTCCAATATCGGCTCAAGCCAAATCATAAATTCCATAGACGAAGAAGTCCAAAAGCTAAAAGTATCTATCCAATACGGCGCGGATACGGTTATGGATTTGAGCACGGGCGGGGATTTGGACTTGATTCGTTGCGCTATCATAGAGGCTTCTAGCGTGCCTATCGGCACTGTGCCTATGTATCAGATACTCCACGATGTGAAAAACGATGTCTTAAAGCTAAATATTGATTCTATGCTAGCCACGCTAGAGAAGCAAGCAAAGCAGGGTGTTAGCTACTTCACCATTCACTGCGGATTTTTGCTGCGCCATTTGCCATTTGTAGCTAAGCGCAAGATGGGCATAGTATCGCGCGGTGGTAGCCTAATGGCAAGCTATATGATGCACTATCATAGAGAAAATCCATTTTATGAAGCATTTGATGAGATTTTGGATATTTGCCAAAGATATGATGTGAGCCTATCACTAGGGGATTCGCTTCGACCGGGCTGTCTAGCAGATGCAAGCGATGAGGCGCAGTTCGCCGAACTAGAAGTGCTAGGAGAGCTAGCAAAAAGGGCAAATGCCAAAGATGTCCAAGTGATGATAGAGGGACCGGGACATATCCCACTAAACCAAATCGAGCGCAATGTCAAAATCCAAAAGCAACTTTGCAATGAAGCGCCGTTTTATGTGCTAGGACCACTTGTAACGGACATCGCCGCTGGCTATGACCATATCGCAAGTGCTATCGGTGCGTGTGTGGCGGCGTGGAAAGGCGTGGCGATGCTTTGCTATGTAACGCCAAAGGAGCATTTGGGACTGCCAAATGCAAATGATGTGCGTGAGGGGATTTTGGCTTACAAAATCGCAGCGCACGCCGCAGACATAGCACGAGGTAGAATCGCCTCAAGGGTGCGAGATGATGCGATGAGTGATGCGCGGTATGGATTTGATTGGGAGAGGCAGTTTGAGCTAGCACTAGACCCGCAAAGAGCGCGAGAATATCACGATGAAGCACTACCCCAAGAAGTGTTTAAAAAGGCAGAGTTTTGCTCTATGTGCGGACCAAAGTTTTGTAGCTACAAAATCACTCAAGATATTTTCAAAAAATATGGCGATAAAGACACACATAAAGAGGACAAAAGCTCACGCAAAATGGCTTAA
- a CDS encoding MATE family efflux transporter encodes MKNTTPPNPTTQSQIPNPAQSQLPHIDKSSAPTAKIDLKADSIPKLFFYYFIPALLAMLALSTYSTIDGIFVGKKVGENGLAAIGICWPIFPAFIAYELLFGFGGAAIVGYFLGKDHAYRARLVFCSIFYFVAISSVFIGIVGFCFADFIITALTANKPISSEIKDFALAYIKVIFLGTPMLILHPLCDIFVINDKRPILASIAMIVGSASNIVLNYVFLFVCDMGIEGSALATVSAHLIGFVVLFSHFISHKGKLFFIPRFSIASIISSAKSGIPESIAEVSAAAVMLLFNVTLLQIAGDDGVKIYSIMMYCGIVFFTVLLSVSQALQPIASFNYGAGNFARLKIAFLFSLAMVVAIGVGIYALFYGFDRYLVELFLQKEDSTLVQSSLVNSALAHSSLAERTIEAMSIYYIGYVIFGINIVCAIFLQSVQRTVSSFIITICYTILFLAILLPPLSHTYGIDGAWASYPLSQVCAFVVAFGVMCYEWRYGIFSGEIPSGATLWKRRKHRG; translated from the coding sequence ATGAAAAACACCACACCACCAAACCCAACCACACAAAGCCAAATCCCAAACCCCGCACAAAGCCAATTACCACACATAGACAAAAGTAGCGCACCCACCGCAAAAATCGACCTAAAAGCAGATTCTATCCCTAAGCTATTTTTTTACTACTTTATCCCCGCACTTCTTGCTATGCTAGCATTATCGACTTACTCTACGATAGATGGGATTTTTGTGGGCAAAAAGGTGGGAGAAAACGGCTTAGCAGCGATTGGAATTTGCTGGCCTATTTTCCCTGCTTTTATCGCTTATGAGTTGCTATTTGGCTTTGGTGGGGCAGCGATTGTGGGGTATTTTTTGGGCAAAGACCACGCATATAGGGCTAGGCTTGTGTTTTGCTCGATTTTTTATTTCGTGGCGATTAGCTCGGTGTTTATTGGCATAGTTGGATTTTGCTTTGCGGACTTTATCATCACAGCACTAACGGCAAACAAGCCTATCTCAAGCGAGATAAAAGACTTCGCACTTGCTTACATAAAAGTGATATTTCTAGGCACACCTATGCTGATACTCCACCCTTTGTGTGATATTTTTGTCATCAATGACAAACGCCCGATTTTGGCAAGCATAGCGATGATAGTGGGCTCTGCTAGCAATATCGTGCTAAATTATGTGTTTTTGTTTGTGTGCGATATGGGGATAGAGGGTAGCGCACTTGCCACAGTGAGTGCGCATCTCATAGGTTTTGTAGTGCTTTTTAGCCATTTTATCTCTCACAAAGGCAAGCTATTTTTTATCCCTAGATTTTCTATCGCCTCTATCATCTCTTCGGCAAAAAGCGGTATCCCAGAGAGTATCGCAGAAGTTTCCGCAGCCGCAGTAATGCTACTTTTTAATGTTACTCTGCTACAAATCGCAGGCGATGATGGCGTGAAAATTTATAGCATTATGATGTATTGTGGAATCGTGTTTTTTACGGTTTTGCTATCTGTATCGCAGGCTTTGCAGCCTATCGCTAGCTTCAACTACGGAGCGGGGAATTTTGCGCGACTAAAGATAGCGTTTTTGTTTTCGCTGGCTATGGTGGTTGCAATAGGAGTGGGAATATACGCGCTTTTTTATGGGTTTGATAGGTATTTGGTGGAGCTATTTTTGCAAAAAGAGGATTCCACGCTAGTGCAATCTAGCTTGGTAAATTCCGCTTTGGCGCATTCTAGCTTGGCGGAGCGCACGATAGAAGCTATGAGCATCTACTACATAGGCTATGTGATTTTTGGGATAAATATCGTGTGTGCGATATTTTTGCAATCCGTGCAACGCACGGTAAGTTCCTTTATCATCACTATTTGCTATACGATATTATTTCTAGCTATACTTTTACCACCTCTTAGCCACACTTATGGCATAGATGGTGCGTGGGCTAGCTATCCGTTATCCCAAGTGTGCGCGTTTGTGGTGGCTTTTGGCGTGATGTGCTATGAGTGGCGATATGGGATTTTCTCAGGCGAGATTCCTAGTGGAGCTACATTGTGGAAAAGGAGAAAACATCGTGGCTAA
- a CDS encoding outer membrane beta-barrel protein — MNIDFGQNLIATKRATNLALGTATFMALSLATASAATPPPTKSGKSGDISGFFLGAEVGGQASFTKETATETNATNTTTTESSVFPIGNVGVKLGYTHFFNKWVGIRGYANYHYGFEYSTDTMTETNTTTDSSLLASYHQVAGNVEATFKFFDLNGVGLGAYAGLGAGYSATNSHTITTEASTTTTTDRKVASGFVLPVNIGLEVYMGKHHNASLNFRIPTIATTLTTTDAATGTTTKYEERNLIITLGYSYTF; from the coding sequence ATGAATATTGATTTTGGACAAAACTTGATAGCTACAAAAAGAGCTACAAACTTGGCTTTGGGAACTGCGACATTTATGGCACTTAGCCTAGCTACGGCTAGTGCAGCCACCCCCCCCCCTACCAAAAGTGGCAAAAGCGGGGATATAAGCGGATTTTTCTTAGGCGCAGAGGTTGGAGGACAAGCTAGCTTCACAAAAGAAACTGCCACAGAAACCAATGCTACCAACACAACCACAACAGAAAGTAGCGTATTTCCTATTGGAAATGTCGGTGTGAAGCTTGGCTATACGCACTTTTTCAACAAATGGGTGGGTATAAGAGGTTATGCAAACTATCATTATGGATTTGAATATAGCACCGACACTATGACAGAAACTAATACCACAACCGATTCCTCCCTGCTTGCTTCATATCATCAAGTAGCAGGGAATGTCGAAGCTACATTTAAGTTTTTTGACTTAAATGGCGTGGGGCTAGGTGCTTATGCGGGACTAGGTGCGGGATATAGCGCGACAAACTCACATACAATAACCACAGAAGCATCCACTACAACCACGACAGATAGAAAAGTCGCAAGTGGATTTGTGCTACCTGTAAATATCGGGCTAGAAGTCTATATGGGCAAGCATCACAACGCAAGCCTAAACTTCAGAATCCCCACCATTGCCACTACGCTTACCACCACAGACGCGGCGACTGGGACTACCACCAAATATGAAGAGCGAAATCTCATCATAACGCTAGGGTATTCTTATACATTCTAG
- a CDS encoding vWA domain-containing protein encodes MKRYGQAKLGKLSALVRVGIVSLICASFTLLYAQDTGGVKSANGAESAGGAGSVSGVGSVENIDDEAIDEAYINKELHTLIYGVDCSGGAQITPRSTSPKSTINASNQSTIDSTKYTDAKTSTISFNGSVLYGGIFDNTSNANLYLSADRRISYTLTSGTLDNGTLEIKAICEKQSFKISNFRNGDFNIYLSKNPTKEVAIALNVNASMKGYIEAFKQIAPFVAKHILGDREKQFAKISLVIFSNRGTENLGTFYDAQEFANTANSVQAIKSTVVLTNAAIIRSIKNFTKDNGLKKEVYLIVAGSPDDTRNTQTMLNLTKSINASIVKNSPQNSDNLVKIHAFALSPNLEFLKNIAKITGGTYNEANNSYDFKKQILTLSNGGKPFDMRKLDNQIRPSKTNKIYDPDNPQDKPNK; translated from the coding sequence ATGAAGCGATATGGGCAAGCTAAGCTAGGGAAACTAAGTGCGCTAGTGAGAGTGGGCATAGTCTCGCTGATATGCGCTAGCTTCACACTACTTTACGCGCAGGACACAGGCGGTGTAAAGAGTGCAAATGGTGCAGAGAGTGCAGGTGGTGCAGGTAGTGTAAGTGGTGTGGGGAGTGTAGAAAATATCGATGATGAAGCAATCGATGAAGCATATATAAATAAAGAGCTACACACGCTTATTTATGGCGTAGATTGCAGTGGTGGAGCGCAGATTACCCCACGAAGCACCTCACCCAAAAGCACGATAAACGCAAGCAACCAAAGCACCATAGATAGCACAAAATACACAGACGCTAAAACTAGCACTATCTCCTTTAATGGCAGTGTGCTTTATGGCGGAATCTTTGATAACACTTCTAATGCAAATCTCTACTTAAGCGCGGATAGACGCATATCTTACACGCTTACAAGTGGCACTTTGGATAATGGCACGCTAGAAATCAAGGCAATTTGTGAGAAACAGAGCTTTAAGATTAGCAACTTTCGTAATGGCGATTTTAATATCTATCTTAGCAAAAATCCCACAAAAGAAGTTGCAATCGCGCTTAATGTCAATGCTTCAATGAAAGGCTACATAGAAGCGTTTAAGCAAATCGCTCCCTTTGTAGCAAAGCATATTTTGGGCGATAGGGAGAAGCAGTTTGCGAAGATTTCGCTTGTGATTTTCTCAAATAGAGGCACGGAGAATTTGGGCACTTTTTATGATGCGCAAGAGTTTGCAAACACGGCAAATAGCGTGCAAGCTATCAAGTCTACTGTCGTGCTTACAAACGCTGCAATAATCCGCTCCATAAAAAACTTTACCAAAGATAATGGACTAAAAAAGGAAGTCTATCTCATCGTAGCAGGAAGCCCAGATGATACACGCAACACTCAAACAATGCTAAATCTAACCAAAAGCATTAACGCAAGCATTGTCAAAAACTCGCCACAAAACTCAGATAATCTAGTCAAAATCCACGCTTTTGCACTAAGTCCGAATCTAGAATTTCTAAAAAATATCGCCAAAATCACAGGTGGCACTTACAATGAAGCAAACAATAGCTATGACTTCAAAAAACAGATTTTAACCCTTAGCAATGGTGGCAAGCCATTTGATATGCGCAAGCTAGATAACCAAATCCGCCCAAGCAAGACAAACAAAATCTATGACCCTGATAATCCACAAGATAAGCCAAACAAATAA
- a CDS encoding NAD(P)/FAD-dependent oxidoreductase encodes MQAKQSTQQEAQSKKTKILLLGAGYANMSLLTRLDEETLRKAQFSIITKEPYHYKSICLHDVASGKHDKSVLFNVDSTLDSKINVIQDEITSIESSIVKGAKSSYEYDYLVVGLGFGSDDFGIKGVREYAKSITSYSSAREIYALILSKLEGLREKDDDEARLSFAVCGGGFSGIEFAGSLAEEVAKKCSEFGIDFSNIKIYCIEAAPKILPMFSDSLQRAGLDKLESLGVQVLTSSKILECKAHSIIIEKEATQSEINADVIIWTAGVKGNPVIESSPLFSSTILARSRVEVDEFLRPKCLESIKPQEQNSQKSAEQSTDKTSQDSQAQNLAQSQNDTKIQSNQPPSQAATFEDASKGLSTQSGVLENVFVLGDCASFRNEPSERFFPPTAQLAREQGKYLAQVFQILLKKKTQKKLAQNKSPYGKKILPFRFTPKGSICSIGESYALGALGSFEIKGRLASVLKKIIESLWNLQLKGFSL; translated from the coding sequence ATGCAAGCAAAACAATCGACACAGCAAGAAGCACAATCTAAAAAAACAAAAATCCTCCTACTTGGCGCGGGCTATGCAAATATGAGCTTGCTTACGCGACTAGATGAAGAAACGCTTAGAAAAGCGCAATTTAGCATAATCACAAAAGAGCCCTATCACTACAAAAGTATCTGTCTGCACGATGTCGCTTCGGGCAAGCACGACAAATCCGTGCTTTTCAATGTGGATTCTACGCTAGATAGCAAAATCAATGTTATCCAAGATGAGATTACAAGCATAGAATCTAGCATAGTCAAAGGGGCAAAATCAAGCTATGAATACGACTACCTTGTCGTGGGGCTTGGATTTGGGAGCGATGATTTTGGCATAAAAGGCGTGAGAGAGTATGCCAAAAGTATCACTTCTTATTCAAGTGCGAGAGAGATTTACGCCCTCATACTCTCAAAGCTAGAGGGCTTGCGAGAAAAAGACGATGATGAAGCAAGGCTAAGTTTTGCAGTGTGTGGAGGTGGCTTTAGCGGGATAGAGTTCGCAGGCTCTCTAGCCGAAGAGGTGGCAAAAAAATGCAGTGAATTTGGCATAGATTTTAGCAATATAAAGATTTATTGCATTGAGGCTGCACCTAAGATTTTGCCTATGTTTAGCGATAGTTTGCAAAGAGCAGGGCTTGATAAGCTAGAATCTCTAGGCGTGCAAGTGCTTACTAGCTCCAAAATCCTAGAATGCAAAGCACACTCAATCATCATAGAAAAAGAAGCCACACAAAGCGAGATAAACGCTGATGTCATCATCTGGACAGCAGGGGTAAAGGGCAATCCCGTGATAGAAAGCTCGCCACTTTTTAGTAGCACGATTCTAGCTAGGAGCAGGGTAGAAGTCGATGAGTTTTTGCGACCTAAATGCCTAGAATCCATAAAACCCCAAGAGCAAAATTCACAAAAAAGTGCAGAGCAAAGCACAGACAAAACCTCACAAGATTCACAAGCACAAAATTTAGCGCAATCCCAAAATGACACCAAAATCCAAAGCAATCAACCCCCCTCCCAAGCCGCCACTTTTGAGGACGCATCAAAAGGCTTATCCACTCAAAGCGGTGTGCTAGAAAATGTCTTTGTGCTAGGGGATTGCGCTAGTTTTAGGAATGAGCCAAGTGAGCGGTTTTTTCCTCCCACAGCTCAGCTAGCACGAGAGCAGGGCAAATATCTAGCACAGGTTTTCCAAATCCTGCTAAAGAAAAAGACACAAAAAAAACTAGCCCAAAACAAATCCCCCTATGGCAAAAAAATCCTCCCCTTTAGATTTACCCCAAAGGGCAGTATCTGCTCTATCGGCGAGTCTTATGCACTAGGCGCACTAGGTAGCTTTGAGATAAAAGGACGCCTTGCTAGCGTGCTAAAAAAAATCATAGAATCCCTTTGGAATTTACAACTAAAGGGATTCTCTTTGTGA
- the thrC gene encoding threonine synthase, producing the protein MQSFVSTREVPTQQNDSIKSVDFSSAILSPNAPNKGLWSISQIPSIDFDSLFCLLKSTPIPHRYATLCKEVFKHFGLELDSRILQTALQSYDSFDNPSNPAPISSVGNAHFLELYHGPTRAFKDMALCPFGVIFSELIQREQNLAKDTQRTKNTAQNYLILTATSGDTGPATLHSFADKPNIKVICLYPSGGTSQVQALQMQTQNASNLKVLGINGDFDTAQSLLKGLLNDEEFLCALEAKSYALSAANSVNFGRIAFQIIYHIWGYFCLVESGKIAFGEEIYCIIPSGNFGNALGAFFAKCAGLDLRQIIIASNANNILSEIITSGVYDISSKKLHKSVSPAMDILKSSNVERVLFALFGAKRTNELMQSLESTNKYALEKSELEELQRYFDCYYGNDSDTLELVGKAYKQGYILDTHTALGYGAYLELCAKKGADTKALICSTAQWSKFAPSVLRGIESSADSSGALSDFEAIVKMREKGAEVGEEILSLFDKPIVHKEVLEPSKVKEAILSWL; encoded by the coding sequence ATGCAATCGTTTGTCTCTACGCGCGAAGTCCCAACACAGCAGAATGATTCCATAAAAAGTGTGGATTTCTCTAGCGCGATACTCTCTCCCAATGCCCCAAACAAAGGGCTTTGGAGCATTAGCCAAATCCCTAGCATTGACTTTGATAGTCTTTTTTGCTTGCTAAAATCCACGCCGATTCCGCATAGATATGCCACGCTATGCAAAGAAGTCTTTAAACACTTTGGGCTAGAGCTAGATTCTAGGATTTTACAAACCGCGCTTCAAAGCTATGATAGCTTTGATAATCCTAGCAATCCTGCACCTATCTCAAGCGTGGGAAATGCGCATTTTTTGGAGCTATATCACGGACCGACAAGAGCTTTTAAAGATATGGCGTTGTGCCCATTTGGTGTGATATTTAGCGAGCTGATACAAAGAGAGCAAAATCTAGCCAAAGACACACAACGCACCAAAAACACAGCACAAAACTACCTCATACTTACCGCCACTAGCGGAGATACAGGACCTGCTACACTTCACAGCTTTGCAGATAAGCCAAACATAAAAGTCATCTGCCTCTACCCAAGCGGTGGCACTAGCCAAGTCCAAGCCCTGCAAATGCAAACCCAAAATGCAAGCAACCTAAAAGTGCTAGGGATAAATGGGGACTTTGACACCGCGCAAAGCCTACTAAAAGGGCTACTAAATGATGAGGAGTTTCTCTGCGCTCTAGAAGCGAAATCTTATGCGCTATCTGCGGCAAACTCGGTAAATTTCGGACGCATAGCATTCCAAATCATCTATCATATTTGGGGATATTTCTGCTTGGTAGAGAGTGGGAAGATAGCCTTTGGAGAGGAGATATACTGCATTATCCCAAGTGGAAACTTTGGCAATGCTTTGGGGGCATTTTTTGCTAAATGCGCGGGGCTAGACTTGCGACAAATCATCATCGCAAGCAATGCAAACAATATCTTAAGCGAGATTATCACAAGCGGGGTGTATGACATTTCTAGCAAAAAGCTACACAAAAGTGTGTCGCCTGCTATGGATATACTAAAAAGCTCCAATGTCGAGCGCGTGCTTTTCGCGCTATTTGGCGCGAAGCGGACAAATGAGCTTATGCAAAGCCTAGAATCCACAAACAAATATGCCCTAGAAAAAAGCGAGCTAGAGGAGCTACAAAGGTATTTTGACTGCTACTATGGAAATGATAGCGACACTTTGGAGCTAGTAGGCAAGGCATACAAGCAGGGCTATATCCTAGATACGCACACCGCACTAGGCTATGGAGCGTATCTAGAGCTTTGCGCAAAAAAAGGAGCGGATACAAAGGCACTTATATGCTCCACAGCGCAGTGGAGTAAGTTTGCCCCTAGTGTGCTAAGGGGGATAGAATCTAGCGCAGATAGTAGTGGTGCTTTAAGCGATTTTGAAGCTATCGTAAAGATGCGAGAAAAAGGCGCGGAGGTGGGGGAGGAAATATTAAGTCTATTTGATAAGCCTATCGTGCATAAAGAAGTGCTTGAGCCAAGTAAAGTCAAAGAGGCGATTTTATCTTGGCTTTAG
- the recA gene encoding recombinase RecA, whose translation MAQDEHKQKAIELALKQIDKAFGKGALVRLGDKQVEKIDSISTGSLGLDMALGIGGIPKGRIVEIYGPESSGKTTLSLQVVAECQRNGGIAAFIDAEHALDVYYAKRLGVDTENLLVSQPDNGEQALEILETLTRSGAVDLVVIDSVAALTPKAEIDGDMGDQHVGLQARLMSHALRKITGALHKMNTTLIFINQIRMKIGTMGYGSPETTTGGNALKFYASVRIDIRRIASLKQNEQHIGNRAKAKVVKNKVAPPFREAEFDIMFGEGISREGEIIDYGIKLDIIDKSGAWLSYKDQKLGQGRENAKAALKENKALASEIVGKIKEQIGTSEEIMPLPDEPQE comes from the coding sequence ATGGCACAAGATGAACATAAACAAAAAGCTATTGAGCTAGCACTAAAGCAGATTGACAAGGCGTTTGGCAAAGGCGCACTTGTGAGGCTTGGCGATAAGCAAGTAGAAAAAATTGATTCTATTTCCACAGGCTCTTTGGGGCTAGATATGGCACTAGGGATTGGGGGGATTCCAAAGGGTAGAATCGTAGAAATCTATGGACCAGAATCAAGCGGGAAAACCACTCTATCACTACAAGTCGTAGCAGAGTGTCAGCGAAATGGTGGAATCGCAGCGTTTATTGACGCGGAGCACGCTTTAGATGTGTATTATGCCAAGCGACTTGGTGTGGATACAGAAAATCTGCTTGTATCCCAGCCAGATAATGGCGAGCAGGCACTTGAAATCCTAGAAACTTTGACTAGGAGTGGAGCGGTGGATTTGGTAGTCATCGACTCGGTGGCAGCCCTCACGCCAAAAGCCGAAATCGATGGCGATATGGGCGACCAGCACGTAGGGCTACAAGCACGGCTTATGAGCCACGCGCTACGCAAAATCACAGGTGCTTTGCACAAGATGAATACCACGCTCATATTTATCAACCAGATTCGTATGAAAATCGGCACTATGGGATATGGTAGCCCAGAAACGACTACGGGTGGGAACGCGCTAAAATTTTATGCTAGTGTGAGAATCGACATACGCAGAATCGCAAGCCTAAAGCAAAATGAGCAGCACATAGGCAATCGAGCAAAAGCAAAAGTGGTAAAAAACAAAGTCGCGCCACCATTTAGAGAAGCGGAGTTTGATATTATGTTTGGCGAGGGGATAAGCAGGGAAGGCGAGATAATCGACTACGGAATCAAGCTAGACATCATCGACAAAAGTGGTGCGTGGCTAAGCTACAAAGACCAAAAGCTAGGGCAAGGTAGAGAAAACGCCAAAGCCGCGCTAAAAGAAAACAAAGCCCTAGCTAGCGAAATAGTAGGCAAAATCAAAGAGCAAATCGGCACAAGTGAGGAGATAATGCCTCTGCCTGATGAGCCACAAGAATAG